From Veillonella dispar, one genomic window encodes:
- a CDS encoding DUF6110 family protein produces the protein MFNIDQKNLKNANLFAAGLALGTVGLKVLTSKDAKKVYAGIVAAGLRAKETVLETAEKVQASASDVLAEAQEINEARNEEIFEENK, from the coding sequence ATGTTCAACATCGATCAAAAAAATCTTAAAAACGCTAACTTATTCGCAGCAGGTCTTGCATTGGGTACTGTAGGTCTTAAAGTATTAACTTCTAAAGATGCTAAAAAAGTATATGCTGGTATCGTAGCAGCTGGTCTTCGCGCTAAAGAAACTGTATTAGAAACAGCTGAAAAAGTACAAGCATCCGCATCTGATGTATTGGCAGAAGCTCAAGAAATCAACGAAGCACGCAACGAAGAAATCTTTGAAGAAAACAAATAA
- a CDS encoding FeoB-associated Cys-rich membrane protein — MDNLVIGLIVVLALAYIGNKFYKQMSGKGGCGCGGGSSKSGSKKSSGCGGNCSCDGSNKALGIKRTAK; from the coding sequence ATGGATAATCTTGTTATAGGACTCATAGTTGTATTAGCATTAGCTTATATCGGTAATAAATTTTACAAACAAATGTCTGGTAAAGGTGGCTGTGGCTGTGGTGGCGGTAGCTCCAAGTCTGGCTCTAAAAAATCTTCTGGTTGCGGTGGTAACTGCAGCTGTGATGGTTCCAATAAAGCACTAGGCATTAAACGTACTGCTAAGTAA
- the feoB gene encoding ferrous iron transport protein B → MAENGQIRIALAGNPNCGKTTMFNNITGAKQHVGNYAGVTVEKKEGHTNFDGHELLFIDLPGTYSLTARSLDELVARNVIVNDNPDVIVNVLDASNLERNLYLAAQLLELEKPMVIALNMADVAEEMGIKYDLKKMAEMTGATIVSTVGRTNIGTKDLLEAIISVAASQKAPGVTINYGDLLEGKISELVELLKQAGTVTYPLRWIAVKLLEKDADVIGKVMRFDNTEAVIQKAEAIREEIKDQVDLDIVFQEYRHRFAVEVYNTCLTQAPTQLETRSDRYDKILTHRIWGLPIFMVVMYLLFAFVNFVGGIPQGWIEDGFAALQAYAVQTIPEGQLQSLVSDGIIAGVGAVLSFLPLILLLFLGISFLEDTGYMARAAFVIDRVMRACGLHGKSFIPLLLGFGCSVPSVMGARILDNYKDRMVTILITPFMSCSARLPVYILFANAFFPNGWDSTLVVFSVYFLGIIFGIIFAKIFRKFLFAGEAEPFVMELPPYHLPTLKATWMHMYERAKLYIIKAGTFIMAASILIWFITAYPMDVEYSKDYDAVKEQVAQEYEVKDAATLSQFGIATDDQKDAVDKIVEDMKSTVQDATDAAKQAGEDEPEVAVEDDSEAPELFNDIKDENKDLFPAAWAMYKNSANLDAENDKLDKEQAAEKIEQSYAASFGKAINPVLEPLGFDWKMGLSLVAGLAAKEVVISTLGTVYAVGGDDKNPAPLTDYLQNDPNFSPLIALTMMLFVLIYPPCLATLAVIKRETGSWKWVAFMFCYENTFAWIACFIFYNIGRALGF, encoded by the coding sequence ATGGCAGAAAATGGGCAAATTCGCATTGCCTTAGCAGGTAACCCTAACTGTGGTAAAACTACAATGTTTAACAATATCACAGGGGCGAAGCAACACGTTGGTAACTATGCCGGCGTTACAGTAGAAAAAAAGGAAGGCCATACGAACTTTGATGGCCATGAGTTATTGTTTATTGACTTACCAGGTACATATAGCTTAACTGCACGTTCCTTGGATGAGTTAGTAGCGCGTAATGTTATCGTAAATGATAACCCAGATGTTATTGTTAATGTTCTTGATGCATCTAACTTGGAACGTAACTTATATTTAGCTGCACAATTATTGGAACTTGAAAAGCCAATGGTTATTGCTCTAAACATGGCTGACGTTGCTGAAGAAATGGGCATCAAATACGACCTAAAAAAAATGGCAGAAATGACAGGGGCTACAATTGTTAGCACAGTAGGTCGTACAAACATTGGTACAAAAGACTTGTTAGAAGCAATAATTAGTGTAGCTGCTTCTCAAAAAGCTCCTGGTGTAACAATTAACTATGGTGATTTGTTAGAAGGTAAAATTAGTGAGCTTGTAGAATTGCTAAAACAAGCGGGCACTGTTACATATCCACTTCGTTGGATTGCTGTTAAGTTGTTAGAAAAAGATGCTGACGTTATTGGCAAAGTTATGCGCTTTGATAATACGGAAGCTGTTATTCAAAAGGCTGAAGCTATTCGTGAAGAAATTAAGGATCAAGTTGATCTTGATATTGTCTTCCAAGAATATCGTCACCGCTTTGCAGTAGAAGTATATAATACATGTTTAACACAAGCGCCAACTCAATTGGAAACACGCTCTGACCGTTATGACAAAATCTTAACGCATCGAATTTGGGGCTTACCAATCTTCATGGTTGTTATGTACTTATTGTTTGCGTTCGTTAACTTCGTTGGTGGTATTCCTCAAGGTTGGATCGAGGATGGTTTCGCTGCATTACAAGCTTATGCGGTTCAGACTATTCCAGAGGGCCAATTACAGTCACTCGTATCTGATGGTATTATTGCCGGCGTAGGTGCGGTACTTTCATTCTTACCATTAATTTTATTACTCTTCCTTGGCATTTCTTTCTTGGAAGATACAGGTTATATGGCTCGTGCAGCCTTCGTTATTGACCGTGTAATGCGCGCATGTGGCTTACATGGTAAATCCTTTATTCCTTTATTATTGGGTTTCGGTTGTTCCGTACCATCCGTAATGGGTGCCCGTATCCTCGACAACTACAAGGATCGAATGGTTACGATTTTGATTACACCATTCATGAGTTGTTCTGCACGTTTGCCAGTGTATATCTTATTTGCAAATGCGTTCTTCCCAAATGGTTGGGATAGTACTTTAGTTGTATTCTCTGTATACTTCTTGGGTATCATCTTCGGTATTATCTTTGCAAAAATTTTCCGTAAGTTCTTATTTGCTGGTGAAGCAGAACCATTTGTAATGGAATTACCTCCATATCATTTGCCTACATTGAAAGCTACATGGATGCACATGTATGAACGTGCTAAATTGTACATCATTAAAGCCGGTACTTTCATTATGGCTGCTTCCATCTTGATTTGGTTCATCACTGCATATCCAATGGATGTAGAATACTCCAAAGATTATGATGCAGTGAAAGAACAAGTTGCTCAAGAGTATGAAGTAAAAGATGCAGCTACATTATCTCAATTCGGTATTGCTACAGATGACCAAAAAGATGCAGTTGATAAAATTGTTGAAGATATGAAATCTACTGTACAAGATGCTACTGATGCTGCTAAGCAAGCAGGAGAAGATGAACCTGAAGTAGCAGTAGAGGATGATTCTGAAGCACCTGAATTATTCAATGATATTAAAGATGAAAATAAAGACTTGTTCCCAGCAGCATGGGCAATGTATAAAAACAGTGCTAACTTAGATGCTGAAAATGACAAACTTGATAAAGAACAAGCTGCTGAAAAAATTGAACAATCCTATGCAGCATCCTTTGGTAAAGCAATCAACCCAGTACTTGAACCATTGGGCTTCGACTGGAAAATGGGCTTATCTCTCGTAGCTGGTTTAGCGGCTAAAGAGGTAGTAATTTCTACATTGGGTACAGTATATGCAGTAGGTGGTGATGATAAAAATCCAGCTCCATTGACTGATTACTTACAAAATGATCCAAACTTCTCACCATTGATTGCATTAACAATGATGTTGTTCGTATTAATTTACCCACCTTGTTTGGCAACATTAGCTGTTATCAAACGTGAAACAGGTTCTTGGAAATGGGTTGCATTCATGTTCTGCTATGAAAATACATTTGCATGGATTGCATGTTTCATCTTCTATAACATTGGTCGCGCATTAGGTTTCTAA
- a CDS encoding FeoA family protein, with the protein MAIKKLKDMKPGESGLIVALHGSGNVKHRLIDMGLVNGTKIHVMKFAPLGDPVEIKVKNFELALRTSEAGMIDVEVQ; encoded by the coding sequence ATGGCTATCAAAAAGTTAAAAGACATGAAACCAGGTGAGTCTGGTCTTATTGTTGCACTACATGGCAGTGGTAATGTTAAGCATCGTCTAATTGACATGGGTCTTGTAAATGGTACAAAAATCCATGTTATGAAGTTTGCCCCTTTGGGGGATCCGGTGGAAATCAAAGTAAAAAACTTTGAATTAGCACTTCGTACAAGCGAAGCTGGCATGATTGATGTAGAGGTTCAATAG
- a CDS encoding DEAD/DEAH box helicase, which produces MKSFKSLGVCDELIQALQKQGIKEPTPIQEQAIPVVFKGNDVIAKAQTGTGKTLAFLLPILQRVHTDVHQEQVLIIAPTRELVKQISDEAKEIGSILNVDILPLIGGKTIEAQLQQLGRRPQVILGTPGRLLDHAKRGSLHLDCIRRVVLDEADQMLHMGFLPDIENLISQTDANRQLLLFSATIPDKIRNLAKAYMSKPASVTAEGKHVTLESIDQRVYMMNTEEKTQRLIKMIEEDNPFLAIVFCNKREGAVRLSYELTAAGLNIAEMHGDLTQGRRTQILRDFAKAKTQILVATDIAARGIDIEGITHVYNYDVPRDVDYYIHRIGRTGRAGNSGVAVTFATPQDESWLRRIERAIQATLTKYTKDGQIKTKGNASAAPKRAKVSGKPKITSSYQSTKAKAHKARGHKGANTRQRRTSTSQTGRRGKRR; this is translated from the coding sequence ATGAAATCTTTTAAATCTCTAGGCGTTTGTGATGAACTCATCCAAGCCCTTCAAAAACAAGGTATCAAGGAGCCAACTCCAATTCAAGAACAAGCCATTCCTGTTGTATTTAAAGGGAATGATGTTATAGCAAAAGCTCAAACAGGCACAGGCAAAACATTAGCCTTCTTATTGCCGATTCTACAACGTGTTCACACTGATGTGCATCAAGAACAAGTGCTCATCATTGCACCTACCCGTGAGCTTGTAAAACAAATTTCCGATGAGGCAAAAGAAATAGGTTCTATTTTAAATGTAGACATCCTCCCTCTCATCGGCGGTAAAACGATTGAAGCACAGTTACAACAATTAGGACGTCGCCCTCAAGTTATTTTAGGCACTCCTGGTCGCCTATTGGATCACGCAAAACGGGGTTCACTCCACTTAGATTGCATTCGTCGTGTCGTACTCGATGAAGCTGACCAAATGCTTCACATGGGATTCTTACCGGACATTGAAAACCTCATTAGTCAAACAGATGCTAATAGACAACTTTTACTATTCTCTGCAACAATTCCTGATAAGATTAGAAATCTTGCAAAAGCGTATATGTCTAAACCGGCTTCTGTAACAGCTGAGGGTAAACATGTAACACTTGAATCTATCGATCAACGCGTATACATGATGAACACAGAAGAAAAAACGCAACGTCTCATCAAAATGATCGAAGAAGACAACCCATTCTTAGCAATTGTGTTCTGTAATAAGCGTGAAGGTGCTGTTCGCTTATCCTATGAGTTAACTGCAGCAGGCCTAAATATTGCTGAAATGCATGGCGATTTGACACAAGGTCGACGCACTCAAATATTACGTGATTTCGCAAAAGCTAAAACACAAATCTTAGTAGCTACAGATATTGCGGCTCGCGGCATTGACATCGAAGGCATTACACATGTTTATAACTACGACGTACCACGCGACGTAGATTACTATATCCACCGTATTGGCCGTACTGGTCGTGCAGGCAACTCTGGTGTAGCTGTTACATTTGCTACACCGCAAGATGAATCTTGGTTACGTCGTATTGAGCGCGCCATCCAAGCAACGCTTACTAAATACACTAAAGATGGACAAATTAAGACTAAAGGTAATGCAAGTGCGGCACCTAAACGTGCAAAAGTATCTGGCAAACCTAAGATTACAAGTTCCTATCAATCTACAAAGGCTAAAGCTCATAAAGCTCGTGGCCATAAAGGTGCTAATACACGCCAACGCCGTACGTCCACATCACAAACAGGACGTCGTGGTAAACGCAGATAA
- a CDS encoding DNA topoisomerase 3 gives MRLFIAEKPSMAREISKCLPENKNIQKRNGYFIQGDDVVTWVVGHVLHQAEPGDYDDKYIRWRPQDLPIVPDEWKLLVTDSSRQQFETVKELIGKADIIVNAGDPDREGQLLVDEVLYYVGNTKPVQRILLNALDEKSVRAALNDLRDNKDFHNLYQSALARARADWLIGMNLSRAYTLSERYKGNKVTLPIGRVKTPTLALVVRRERELAAFKPVDYFTLKVLYNHPNGVFWATWQPTDEQKGLDPDGRLINKAIADELVERLQAGSDGVIKAVTKSKKKDVQRLPLSLSSLQVLAGKAFSYDPQTVLDTAQKLYEKKLTTYPRSDCEYLPPNQYGDRNAILNNLQNAGDERLAQWATDADRSIKSRAWNEKKITAHHAIIPTTVACNINSLSREERNIYFLISQAYIAQFYGEHIYEQTKIVVEQCKEEFVANGRVVIDEGWKLLYKRQKSKSVTDNDEPDLTDERGAETDSKKEAIEETDHLPAVKKNDSVLYTDSSVEAKQTKPPSRFTPSTLLQAMKEIHKFVKNEDLKKQLKAVSGIGTEATRANIIDELISRGFMKTSGKKQVLSPTETGYLLVDALPDELLYPDETAVWEERLALMSEGEDTLDSFLSDQVKFLQLLIDKLGFDKQVNSGQMMPNVVRTITNQNRKRPMDNSDVDLSSLPVCPKCNKGRMQQRNGKFGAFLGCTNYPACKHTQPVEGDVSKGESNIIVADEDKQYKCPRCKEGYFVKQEARGRINWVCSNRSQCKTQCSDVNGVPSIYANK, from the coding sequence ATGAGGTTATTTATTGCGGAAAAGCCATCCATGGCTCGCGAAATTAGTAAATGCTTGCCAGAAAACAAGAATATCCAAAAACGGAATGGCTATTTTATCCAAGGTGATGATGTGGTGACTTGGGTTGTAGGGCACGTATTACATCAAGCAGAACCTGGTGATTACGATGATAAATATATCCGCTGGCGCCCTCAAGATTTACCTATTGTGCCTGATGAGTGGAAATTACTCGTTACGGATAGTAGTCGTCAACAGTTTGAGACTGTAAAAGAATTAATCGGTAAAGCGGACATTATCGTCAACGCAGGTGACCCGGACAGGGAAGGTCAATTGTTGGTTGATGAAGTATTATATTATGTAGGAAATACAAAACCTGTACAACGTATCTTGCTAAATGCATTGGACGAAAAATCTGTTCGTGCCGCATTAAATGATCTACGGGATAATAAAGACTTTCACAATCTATATCAATCTGCATTGGCTAGAGCACGTGCAGACTGGCTTATTGGCATGAATTTATCTCGTGCCTATACATTGTCTGAACGTTATAAAGGTAATAAAGTAACATTACCTATCGGTCGTGTTAAGACTCCAACATTAGCCCTTGTGGTGCGCAGAGAGCGAGAACTAGCGGCATTTAAACCGGTCGATTATTTTACATTAAAGGTTTTATATAATCATCCAAATGGTGTATTCTGGGCTACGTGGCAGCCTACAGACGAACAAAAGGGGCTTGACCCAGATGGACGTCTTATTAATAAAGCCATAGCCGATGAATTAGTAGAGCGCTTACAGGCGGGGTCAGATGGAGTTATTAAAGCTGTTACAAAATCTAAAAAGAAAGATGTACAGCGTTTACCATTGTCTCTATCATCTTTGCAGGTATTAGCTGGTAAAGCTTTTTCCTATGATCCGCAAACTGTACTTGATACAGCACAGAAACTATATGAAAAGAAATTGACTACATACCCTCGTTCTGATTGTGAATATTTACCACCAAATCAATATGGTGACCGCAATGCAATTCTCAATAATTTACAGAATGCAGGAGATGAAAGACTAGCACAGTGGGCTACTGATGCAGACCGCTCCATTAAGAGCCGCGCTTGGAATGAAAAGAAGATTACAGCCCATCATGCTATAATTCCTACGACCGTAGCTTGTAATATAAATAGTTTGTCCCGTGAGGAACGCAATATTTACTTCCTCATTAGTCAGGCCTATATTGCTCAGTTTTATGGCGAACATATTTATGAGCAAACTAAAATCGTCGTGGAGCAATGCAAAGAAGAGTTTGTTGCCAATGGCCGTGTAGTTATAGACGAAGGATGGAAATTACTTTATAAACGACAAAAGTCTAAATCTGTGACAGATAATGATGAACCTGATTTAACTGATGAACGTGGTGCAGAAACAGACTCTAAAAAAGAGGCTATTGAAGAAACAGATCATTTGCCTGCGGTTAAGAAAAATGATTCTGTGCTTTACACGGATTCCTCTGTAGAGGCGAAGCAAACTAAGCCGCCTTCTCGCTTTACACCGTCTACGTTGTTACAAGCGATGAAGGAAATTCACAAGTTTGTAAAAAATGAAGACTTGAAAAAGCAATTAAAGGCTGTATCTGGTATTGGTACAGAGGCGACTCGTGCCAATATTATTGACGAACTTATCAGTCGTGGCTTTATGAAAACATCTGGTAAGAAGCAAGTTCTATCACCTACGGAAACGGGCTACCTTTTAGTAGATGCTTTGCCTGATGAATTGTTATATCCTGATGAAACGGCTGTATGGGAAGAACGTTTGGCCCTCATGAGCGAAGGGGAGGATACCTTAGATTCCTTCTTGTCTGATCAAGTTAAGTTTTTACAGTTGTTGATTGATAAGCTTGGCTTTGATAAACAGGTAAATTCTGGTCAAATGATGCCCAATGTAGTTCGCACTATAACGAATCAAAACCGGAAACGTCCGATGGATAATTCTGATGTAGATCTATCTTCTTTGCCGGTCTGTCCTAAGTGTAATAAGGGCAGAATGCAACAGCGTAATGGTAAATTTGGTGCTTTTTTAGGCTGTACTAATTATCCTGCTTGTAAACATACACAACCGGTTGAGGGTGATGTTTCAAAGGGTGAAAGTAATATCATTGTAGCTGACGAAGATAAACAATATAAATGTCCACGATGTAAAGAAGGGTATTTTGTTAAGCAAGAGGCGAGAGGACGTATTAACTGGGTTTGCAGTAATCGATCTCAATGCAAGACACAATGCTCCGATGTGAATGGAGTGCCAAGCATTTATGCTAATAAATAA
- a CDS encoding peptide chain release factor 3, which translates to MTFLEEVQRRRTFAIISHPDAGKTTLTEKLLLYGGAIHLAGSVKSRKTAKHAVSDWMEIEKQRGISVTSSVLQFDYDCCRVNILDTPGHQDFSEDTYRTLMAADSAVMLIDVAKGVEAQTKKLFAVSKERGIPIFTFVNKIDHFGRSPFDLMEEIENVLGIRTCPMNWPIGINGEYKGVYDREHETIELFAKDETHGQEKLASEKGALTDPRMKELLGDDVYQALLDDIELLDVAGDPFDFDKVRAGELTPMFFGSAMTNFGVKPFLEKFLELAPSPAPRQAVEEMVQPTSEDFSALVFKIQANMDPNHHDRIVFMRICSGKFEKGMSVLHRQSNKTIRLSQPQQFLATERTIVEDAYPGDIIGVFDAGTMGVGDTLCAQKHKVTFGDFPVFPPEFFARVSPKDTMKRKQFQKGMTQLAQEGAVQIFEQPGALDSFVVGAVGMLQFEVLEYRLKNEYGVDLLNNTLPYSVARWIDGEVDIASLKGVDNAMIVKDNRDRTVVLISNEWQMGWVQERNPDVTFLTTPKLHHEL; encoded by the coding sequence ATGACATTTTTAGAAGAAGTGCAACGTCGGCGTACGTTTGCTATCATATCTCACCCGGATGCGGGTAAAACTACATTAACAGAAAAACTACTTTTATACGGTGGTGCCATTCACTTGGCGGGGTCAGTTAAATCTCGTAAAACAGCAAAACACGCCGTATCTGACTGGATGGAAATCGAAAAACAACGTGGTATCTCCGTAACGAGTTCCGTATTGCAATTCGACTACGATTGCTGTCGTGTCAACATCCTCGATACCCCTGGTCACCAAGATTTCTCTGAAGATACATACCGTACATTAATGGCTGCCGATAGTGCTGTCATGCTGATCGACGTTGCAAAAGGTGTCGAAGCGCAAACGAAAAAACTATTTGCCGTATCTAAAGAACGCGGTATCCCTATCTTTACCTTTGTAAACAAAATTGACCATTTCGGTCGCAGCCCATTTGACTTGATGGAAGAAATCGAGAACGTTCTTGGCATTCGTACATGCCCTATGAACTGGCCAATTGGTATCAACGGTGAATACAAAGGTGTATACGATAGAGAGCACGAAACTATCGAGCTATTCGCAAAAGACGAAACACATGGTCAAGAAAAGTTAGCCTCTGAAAAAGGTGCTTTAACGGATCCTCGCATGAAAGAATTATTAGGTGATGACGTATACCAAGCATTGCTTGATGATATTGAATTATTAGACGTTGCTGGCGATCCATTCGATTTTGATAAGGTTCGTGCAGGCGAATTAACGCCAATGTTCTTCGGCTCTGCTATGACTAACTTTGGGGTAAAACCATTCTTAGAAAAATTCTTAGAACTAGCTCCATCCCCTGCTCCACGACAAGCCGTAGAAGAAATGGTGCAACCTACAAGCGAAGACTTCTCCGCCTTAGTATTTAAAATCCAAGCCAATATGGACCCTAATCACCACGACCGTATCGTATTTATGCGTATCTGCTCTGGTAAATTCGAAAAAGGTATGTCCGTATTGCATCGCCAATCTAACAAAACGATTCGCTTGTCTCAGCCTCAACAATTCTTGGCCACAGAACGTACCATCGTAGAAGATGCCTATCCTGGCGATATTATTGGTGTCTTCGATGCTGGTACAATGGGCGTAGGCGATACACTGTGTGCTCAAAAACACAAGGTAACATTTGGGGACTTCCCTGTGTTCCCACCAGAATTCTTCGCCCGCGTATCTCCAAAAGATACTATGAAGCGTAAGCAATTCCAAAAAGGCATGACACAATTGGCTCAAGAAGGTGCAGTTCAAATCTTTGAACAACCAGGTGCCCTCGACTCCTTCGTAGTTGGTGCCGTAGGTATGCTTCAATTTGAAGTTTTAGAATACCGTTTAAAAAATGAATATGGTGTTGATTTATTAAATAATACATTGCCATACAGTGTTGCCCGTTGGATTGATGGTGAAGTAGATATTGCGTCTTTAAAAGGTGTAGATAATGCGATGATTGTTAAGGATAATCGCGATCGTACGGTAGTGCTTATCTCCAATGAATGGCAAATGGGTTGGGTTCAAGAGCGTAATCCTGATGTTACATTCTTAACAACCCCAAAACTTCATCACGAACTATAG
- a CDS encoding sodium/glutamate symporter — MPLIDLALVNDVWTLKLSMIQTVGLAVITLFIGTWINKHSKFLQRMCMPAPAVGALPFAFLTAILSYYKILNITFEGSLQTFLMLAFFTTIGLMASLKVLKKGGIFIIFFFLACAVWIVVQNTAGIMIAKALGIEPIIGIMAGSVSMIGGLGTAGAFGPYYEQLLGIPGTASAAVAAATFGMVAGTILGAPVGERIIKMHKVKTPYENPELMEDEGIDMIEDHVESGGKQFNSQDLLTICMWIGLALGIGTIVSAGLSILTPLPAYIGAMICAAVIRNFGDFTKAYKINDAALDAVSNVALSLFVTMAINSLKLVQLIDLALPLITILVAQMVLICVFAYLIYFLFGRNYDAVMLGSGAIGFGLGATPNALVNMLSLASKHGPSPRAWLVVSLVGAFLIDFANAFLITTMAGILY; from the coding sequence ATGCCACTTATTGACTTAGCGTTAGTCAACGATGTATGGACCTTGAAACTGTCCATGATTCAAACTGTAGGCCTCGCTGTAATCACGTTATTCATTGGTACTTGGATTAACAAGCATTCCAAGTTCTTACAACGTATGTGTATGCCTGCACCAGCTGTAGGGGCTTTGCCATTTGCATTCTTAACTGCCATTCTTTCTTACTACAAGATTTTGAACATTACCTTTGAAGGTTCCCTACAAACATTCTTAATGCTTGCCTTCTTTACCACTATCGGTTTGATGGCTTCTTTGAAAGTCCTCAAAAAAGGCGGTATCTTCATTATCTTCTTCTTCCTCGCTTGTGCAGTATGGATTGTTGTACAAAATACAGCAGGTATTATGATTGCTAAAGCTTTAGGTATTGAACCAATCATCGGTATTATGGCTGGTTCCGTATCCATGATTGGTGGTCTTGGTACTGCTGGCGCCTTCGGCCCATATTACGAACAATTGCTTGGTATCCCTGGTACAGCATCAGCAGCGGTTGCAGCCGCAACATTCGGCATGGTAGCTGGTACAATTCTCGGTGCTCCTGTAGGTGAACGCATTATTAAAATGCACAAAGTTAAAACACCTTACGAAAATCCTGAGTTAATGGAAGATGAAGGCATCGACATGATCGAAGATCACGTTGAAAGTGGTGGCAAACAATTTAATTCTCAAGACCTTTTAACAATCTGTATGTGGATTGGCCTTGCATTAGGTATCGGTACTATCGTAAGTGCTGGTTTGTCTATCTTAACTCCACTACCTGCGTACATCGGCGCAATGATTTGTGCAGCTGTAATCCGTAACTTTGGTGATTTCACAAAAGCTTACAAAATCAACGATGCAGCTCTTGATGCAGTATCCAATGTAGCATTATCTCTATTCGTAACTATGGCTATCAATAGCTTGAAACTAGTTCAATTAATCGATCTTGCTTTACCACTTATTACAATCTTAGTTGCACAAATGGTACTTATCTGTGTATTTGCATACCTTATCTACTTCCTATTTGGTCGCAACTACGATGCAGTTATGCTTGGTTCTGGTGCCATCGGCTTCGGCTTAGGCGCTACACCAAATGCATTGGTTAATATGTTATCCTTAGCAAGTAAACATGGTCCATCCCCTCGTGCATGGCTTGTAGTTTCCTTGGTAGGTGCATTCTTAATCGACTTTGCTAATGCTTTCCTAATTACAACAATGGCTGGCATTCTTTACTAA
- the rsmA gene encoding 16S rRNA (adenine(1518)-N(6)/adenine(1519)-N(6))-dimethyltransferase RsmA, with protein sequence MLESVIASPEVVHYICKRFDIKMSKKLGQNFLIKRGIVDEIVHAAELTPGEPVLEVGPGIGTLTQGLAQSGADVTAIELDRRLLEVLDTTLASYDNVRIVHGDVLKLDVPTIMNHKPFKVVANLPYYITTPIIMSLLESKLPIERLVVMVQKEVALRMVAKPGTKDYGALSVAVQYYTEPDIVLDVPPKSFLPAPAVTSSVIRCVLRDKPPVDVIDEKLFFRVVKAGFAQRRKTFANTMKTTGLSKDRIEELLAKANIDGQRRGETFTLQEFADVANAWAALIK encoded by the coding sequence ATGTTAGAATCAGTAATTGCAAGCCCTGAAGTAGTACATTATATATGTAAACGCTTCGATATTAAAATGAGTAAGAAATTAGGGCAGAACTTTCTTATTAAGAGAGGTATTGTAGACGAAATTGTACATGCTGCGGAATTGACACCTGGTGAACCTGTACTAGAGGTAGGTCCTGGTATTGGCACATTGACACAGGGGTTAGCACAAAGTGGTGCTGATGTAACGGCCATTGAGTTAGACCGTCGCTTATTAGAGGTTCTAGATACTACATTGGCTTCCTATGACAATGTACGTATTGTCCATGGGGATGTGTTGAAACTCGATGTGCCAACCATTATGAACCATAAACCATTTAAAGTGGTTGCTAATTTGCCATACTATATTACAACACCTATTATTATGTCTCTATTGGAAAGTAAATTACCCATAGAACGCCTTGTTGTAATGGTGCAAAAAGAGGTGGCCTTGCGTATGGTGGCTAAGCCAGGTACAAAGGATTATGGTGCATTGTCTGTAGCTGTACAGTACTATACTGAGCCTGATATTGTACTTGATGTACCGCCTAAATCTTTCTTACCGGCTCCAGCTGTAACGAGCTCTGTTATTCGTTGTGTATTGCGTGACAAGCCTCCTGTTGATGTTATTGATGAGAAACTATTCTTCCGAGTGGTGAAAGCTGGTTTTGCACAACGACGGAAAACATTTGCTAATACAATGAAAACAACGGGATTATCAAAAGATAGAATCGAAGAGCTATTAGCAAAAGCCAATATCGATGGGCAACGAAGAGGGGAGACTTTTACCCTTCAAGAGTTTGCTGATGTAGCCAATGCATGGGCGGCTTTAATTAAATAG